A window of Blastomonas sp. SL216 contains these coding sequences:
- a CDS encoding putative quinol monooxygenase: protein MLIIEGWLHFAPGEIDKFSEAAKQMVEATRQEEGCLHYAFARDMNDPDIIRISERWADDAALEAHFQSPHMAAFGAGLAQVERLGSDVRLYAGDEVRRIM from the coding sequence ATGCTCATCATCGAAGGCTGGCTGCATTTCGCGCCGGGTGAAATCGACAAGTTCAGCGAGGCCGCAAAGCAGATGGTCGAGGCGACCCGCCAGGAAGAAGGCTGTCTGCATTATGCCTTTGCCCGCGACATGAACGATCCTGACATCATCCGCATTTCCGAACGCTGGGCCGATGATGCCGCGCTCGAAGCCCATTTCCAGTCGCCGCACATGGCAGCTTTCGGCGCCGGGCTGGCGCAGGTCGAGCGGCTGGGTTCGGACGTGCGGCTCTATGCGGGCGATGAGGTCCGGCGCATCATGTAG
- a CDS encoding SDR family NAD(P)-dependent oxidoreductase: MTILVTGAAGFIGHALTARLMQRGEHVVGIDNLNPYYDPALKHARLANLATINAGRFDFIELDFADHDALDAALAPYELNQIVHLGAQAGVRYSIDNPRAYVQSNLVGHLNLLELARTRQSEHFVYASSSSVYGNSADAPFRVDARVDHPVSLYAATKKADELMSETYAHLYRLPMTGLRFFTVYGPWGRPDMALWKFTSAILQGKPIDVYNHGDMRRDFTYIDDIIAGVLAVIDHPPADDGAAKPGGSVSPHSLYNIGNNQPEPLGRMIEVIEEACGRPAIRNMLPMQPGDVYQTYADISAIQADLGYAPTTGIDIGIPRFVDWYRAYTGS; encoded by the coding sequence ATGACCATTCTCGTCACCGGAGCCGCCGGGTTCATCGGCCATGCCCTCACCGCCAGGCTGATGCAGCGCGGCGAGCATGTCGTGGGGATCGACAATCTCAATCCTTATTACGACCCCGCGCTCAAGCACGCGCGGCTGGCCAATCTTGCGACGATCAACGCCGGGCGGTTCGACTTTATCGAGCTCGACTTCGCCGATCATGACGCGCTGGACGCGGCGCTCGCACCCTATGAGCTGAACCAGATCGTACATCTCGGCGCGCAGGCCGGGGTACGCTACAGCATCGACAATCCGCGCGCCTATGTGCAGTCGAACCTGGTCGGGCATCTCAACCTGCTCGAACTGGCGCGGACACGGCAGTCCGAGCATTTCGTCTACGCCTCGTCCTCCTCGGTCTATGGCAACAGCGCCGATGCACCTTTCCGCGTCGATGCCCGCGTCGACCATCCGGTATCGCTCTATGCCGCGACCAAGAAGGCCGACGAGCTGATGAGCGAGACCTATGCCCATCTCTATCGCCTGCCGATGACGGGCCTGCGCTTCTTCACCGTCTACGGGCCCTGGGGCCGGCCGGACATGGCGCTGTGGAAGTTCACCAGCGCGATCCTGCAGGGCAAGCCGATCGATGTGTACAACCATGGCGATATGCGGCGCGATTTCACCTATATCGACGACATCATCGCTGGCGTGCTGGCGGTGATCGATCATCCCCCGGCGGATGATGGCGCGGCCAAGCCCGGCGGTAGCGTGTCGCCGCACAGCCTCTACAATATCGGCAACAACCAGCCCGAACCGCTGGGCAGGATGATCGAGGTGATCGAGGAAGCGTGCGGCAGGCCTGCGATCCGCAACATGCTGCCGATGCAGCCGGGCGACGTCTACCAGACCTATGCCGATATCAGCGCGATCCAGGCCGATCTTGGCTATGCGCCGACCACCGGCATCGACATCGGCATTCCCCGGTTCGTCGACTGGTATCGTGCCTATACCGGCAGCTGA
- the wecC gene encoding UDP-N-acetyl-D-mannosamine dehydrogenase, which produces MLSEKKPEVCVLGLGYIGLPTAAIIARSGCRVLGVDVSEHVVSTIAEGRIHIEEVDLDGLVQGVVARGMLRTSLQVEPSDVFVIAVPTPFDENHAPDISYVLQAASSIAAVLKAGDCIILESTSPVGTTEEMRDLIAKLRPDLKVPGLTSDIPDIAIAYCPERVLPGRILEELTNNDRSIGGITPRCARKALTFYRRFVRGECITTDARSAEMTKLVENAYRDVNIAFANELSIVADRMGLDVWEVIRLANRHPRVNILQPGPGVGGHCIAVDPWFIIHGAPDETPLIRTARWVNDGKVDHVLAKAGALIEANPQARVACLGLAFKANIDDFRESPANKVALALAGKFGERIAIVEPYAQALPPAYDGLGARLIDVDDAIESCDLFIVLVDHDVFKSIPLAERAAKIVYDTRGIWPDQPASPERPSGHLRLAG; this is translated from the coding sequence ATGCTGTCCGAGAAAAAGCCTGAAGTTTGCGTGTTGGGTCTGGGCTATATCGGCCTGCCGACCGCAGCGATCATCGCGCGCTCGGGCTGCCGCGTCCTGGGTGTCGATGTGTCCGAACATGTCGTCAGCACCATTGCCGAAGGCCGCATCCATATCGAGGAGGTCGATCTCGACGGGCTGGTTCAGGGCGTGGTTGCGCGCGGCATGCTGCGCACCTCGCTTCAGGTCGAACCGTCGGATGTCTTCGTCATCGCGGTACCGACACCGTTCGACGAAAATCACGCGCCCGATATCAGCTACGTCCTCCAGGCCGCGAGCAGCATCGCTGCCGTTCTCAAGGCTGGCGACTGCATCATCCTCGAATCGACCTCGCCCGTCGGCACGACCGAGGAAATGCGCGACCTGATTGCCAAGCTGCGGCCCGACCTGAAGGTTCCCGGCCTGACCAGCGACATTCCCGATATCGCCATTGCCTATTGCCCCGAACGCGTGCTGCCCGGCCGCATTCTGGAAGAGCTGACCAACAATGACCGTTCGATCGGCGGCATCACGCCCCGCTGCGCGCGCAAGGCGCTGACCTTCTATCGTCGCTTCGTGCGCGGCGAGTGCATCACCACCGATGCCCGCTCGGCTGAAATGACCAAGCTGGTCGAAAACGCCTATCGCGACGTCAACATCGCCTTTGCCAACGAACTGTCGATCGTCGCCGACCGCATGGGCCTGGACGTCTGGGAGGTGATCCGCCTCGCCAACCGCCATCCGCGCGTCAACATCTTGCAGCCCGGCCCCGGTGTCGGCGGGCATTGCATCGCAGTCGATCCGTGGTTCATCATCCACGGTGCGCCGGACGAAACCCCGCTGATCCGCACCGCCCGCTGGGTGAATGACGGCAAGGTCGACCATGTGCTGGCCAAGGCCGGAGCGCTGATCGAAGCGAACCCCCAGGCGCGAGTCGCCTGCCTCGGCCTCGCCTTCAAGGCGAATATCGACGATTTCCGCGAGAGCCCGGCCAACAAGGTTGCGCTGGCGCTGGCCGGGAAATTCGGCGAGCGCATCGCGATTGTCGAGCCTTATGCCCAGGCCCTGCCCCCCGCCTATGACGGCCTGGGCGCGCGGCTGATCGATGTCGACGATGCGATCGAAAGCTGCGACCTGTTCATCGTGCTGGTCGATCATGACGTGTTCAAGTCGATCCCGCTGGCCGAACGCGCAGCAAAGATCGTTTACGACACGCGCGGCATCTGGCCCGACCAGCCGGCTTCGCCCGAGCGTCCCAGCGGCCATTTGCGTCTCGCGGGCTAA
- a CDS encoding fumarylacetoacetate hydrolase family protein → MKLASLKSGRDGHLVVVSNDLAWYADASHLVPTLQAALDDWDRMAPYLEVLARDLEHAAIPRERFHEHDAAAPLPRAYQWADGSAYVNHVELVRKARGAELPESFWTDPLMYQGGSDDMMGARDAISLKDEAWGCDLEAEIVVVTGDVPQGVTPEEARSYIRLVGVVNDVSLRNLIPDELAKGFGFVQSKPASAFSPVFVTPDALGDYWKDGKLHRTLMVDLNGKPFGRAVASDDCTFDFGVLIAHLAKTRRVRAGSIIGSGTVSNRDSDGGPGRPVSEGGLGYSCIAEVRMVEKITTGEMKTPFLKHGDTVRIDVHDDKEHTIFGAIEQTVRVG, encoded by the coding sequence ATGAAGCTTGCATCCCTCAAGAGCGGCCGTGACGGTCATCTCGTCGTCGTTTCCAACGACCTGGCCTGGTATGCGGATGCCAGCCATCTCGTGCCCACGCTGCAGGCAGCGCTCGACGATTGGGATCGCATGGCCCCGTATCTGGAGGTGCTGGCGCGCGATCTGGAACATGCCGCGATCCCGCGCGAGCGCTTTCATGAACATGATGCCGCAGCACCGCTGCCGCGTGCCTATCAATGGGCGGACGGTTCGGCCTATGTGAACCATGTCGAACTGGTGCGAAAGGCTCGCGGGGCCGAACTGCCCGAAAGCTTCTGGACCGATCCGCTGATGTATCAGGGCGGTTCGGACGACATGATGGGCGCGCGCGATGCCATCAGCCTCAAGGACGAAGCCTGGGGCTGCGATCTGGAAGCGGAGATTGTCGTCGTCACCGGTGATGTCCCGCAGGGCGTGACGCCCGAAGAGGCGCGCAGCTATATCCGGCTGGTCGGGGTGGTGAACGATGTGTCGCTGCGCAACCTGATCCCGGACGAGCTCGCCAAGGGCTTTGGTTTTGTCCAGTCCAAGCCGGCCAGCGCGTTTTCGCCTGTCTTCGTGACCCCGGATGCGCTGGGGGATTATTGGAAGGACGGCAAGCTGCACCGCACGCTGATGGTCGATCTGAACGGCAAGCCCTTTGGCCGTGCGGTCGCATCGGATGACTGCACCTTCGATTTTGGCGTGCTGATCGCGCACCTCGCCAAGACGCGGCGGGTGCGGGCCGGATCGATCATCGGTTCGGGCACCGTCTCCAACCGCGACAGCGATGGCGGCCCGGGCCGCCCGGTGAGCGAAGGCGGGCTGGGCTATAGCTGCATTGCCGAGGTGCGCATGGTCGAGAAGATCACCACCGGCGAGATGAAGACCCCGTTCCTGAAGCATGGCGATACTGTCCGCATCGACGTGCATGACGACAAGGAACACACGATCTTCGGCGCGATCGAGCAGACCGTTCGGGTCGGCTGA
- a CDS encoding MarR family winged helix-turn-helix transcriptional regulator → MTRNITRLADFLPYRLSITSNAVSDLIAREYRTRFGLKIPEWRVMAVLGDVGEATQRELVAATRMDKVAVNRATKTLGERALIQRAPNMADGRSHHLALTAAGQALYGEIMPLALQMEAQVMAVLDERERSQLAGLLGKLLARADDLTDD, encoded by the coding sequence ATGACCCGCAACATCACCCGCCTTGCCGATTTCCTGCCCTATCGCCTTTCGATCACGTCGAACGCGGTGAGCGATCTGATCGCGCGCGAATACCGCACGCGCTTCGGCCTCAAGATTCCGGAATGGCGGGTGATGGCGGTGCTCGGCGATGTCGGAGAAGCAACGCAGCGCGAGCTGGTCGCCGCGACCCGGATGGACAAGGTCGCCGTCAACCGCGCCACCAAGACCCTGGGCGAACGCGCGCTGATCCAGCGTGCGCCCAACATGGCCGATGGTCGCTCGCACCACCTGGCGCTGACCGCCGCCGGCCAGGCGCTATATGGCGAGATCATGCCGCTCGCCTTGCAGATGGAGGCGCAGGTGATGGCGGTGCTCGACGAGCGTGAACGGTCGCAGCTCGCCGGCCTGCTCGGCAAGTTGCTGGCGCGTGCGGACGATCTGACCGATGATTGA
- a CDS encoding FAD-dependent oxidoreductase, with protein MLWQTDRRGMVTGGSAALLLGGCATGAATRPAAAIRQAPACLAKVLADPNRVIRTVAGLRPFRPSGFVVRAQALGDTRLVHNYGHGGGGISLSWGSSRLATSLGLPSHAGPVAVIGAGIMGLTTARLVQEAGYAVTLYTEALPPDTTSNIAGGQIFPTGYFDDDVATPEFRAQADAAADYSRRRFQIMAGDDYGIRWLPTYDQTRGSGPLTPDPRFPGRVRLTPEEHPFPAENVVRYSTMYVETGRFLERLLRDIRVAGGKVALRSFHSPADVAALPEKLVFNCTGLGAAKLFGDTELVPVRGQLAVLIPQPELQYAYALRAGYMFPRGDGVLLGGTYERGEYLAQPQPQDIADIVESHRSLMAGWHCA; from the coding sequence ATGCTGTGGCAGACGGACAGGCGGGGGATGGTGACGGGCGGCAGTGCCGCGCTGTTGCTGGGTGGATGCGCCACGGGGGCCGCTACGCGTCCGGCAGCCGCGATTCGCCAGGCCCCTGCGTGCCTGGCCAAGGTGCTGGCTGATCCCAATCGCGTGATCCGCACGGTGGCAGGCCTGCGCCCGTTTCGACCCTCGGGCTTTGTCGTGCGCGCGCAGGCGCTGGGCGATACGCGGCTGGTGCACAATTACGGCCATGGCGGCGGCGGTATTTCGCTCAGCTGGGGCAGCTCGCGCCTTGCGACCTCGCTTGGCCTGCCCAGCCATGCAGGACCGGTCGCCGTGATCGGTGCTGGCATCATGGGGCTGACGACGGCGCGGCTGGTCCAGGAGGCGGGCTATGCCGTGACCCTCTATACCGAGGCGCTGCCGCCCGACACGACATCGAACATCGCCGGCGGCCAGATCTTTCCGACCGGCTATTTCGACGATGATGTCGCGACGCCCGAATTTCGCGCCCAGGCCGATGCCGCGGCGGATTACAGCCGGCGCAGGTTCCAGATCATGGCAGGCGATGATTATGGCATTCGCTGGCTGCCGACCTATGACCAGACGCGCGGATCAGGTCCGCTGACGCCCGACCCGCGCTTTCCGGGCAGGGTTCGGCTGACACCGGAAGAGCACCCCTTCCCCGCGGAAAACGTGGTGCGGTACAGCACCATGTATGTCGAAACGGGCCGGTTTCTGGAGCGGCTGTTGCGCGACATCCGCGTTGCTGGCGGCAAGGTCGCGCTGCGCAGCTTCCATTCTCCAGCTGACGTTGCGGCACTTCCCGAAAAGCTGGTGTTCAACTGCACCGGCTTGGGCGCGGCAAAGCTGTTCGGTGACACCGAGCTGGTGCCGGTGCGCGGCCAGCTGGCGGTGCTGATCCCCCAGCCGGAGCTGCAATATGCCTATGCGCTGAGGGCCGGGTACATGTTTCCGCGCGGAGATGGCGTGCTGCTGGGTGGCACCTATGAGCGCGGCGAATATCTTGCCCAGCCGCAGCCGCAGGATATTGCCGATATCGTCGAATCGCACCGCAGCCTGATGGCCGGTTGGCACTGCGCTTGA
- a CDS encoding glycosyltransferase, translating into MRVTLMIPALNEAKALPATIANVAALVPQPDEILLVDGGSEDDTVELARSAGWCTTVSPERGRGPQINFGVAEATGDLVCILHADSLLPPDAIAHIRQVLGDRRIALATFLPIIRGEKTRWFTTAHNWWKTYYPIITHPHLFVRGVRLLFGDHAMFFRRADYLRIGGIPADATIMEEADLCIGFARIGKLKMTRKPVITSDRRIAAWGPLKANYIYLKVGLAWTFGMRHRLKDMYPDIR; encoded by the coding sequence ATGCGCGTAACCCTGATGATCCCGGCGCTGAACGAGGCCAAGGCGCTACCGGCAACGATCGCCAATGTCGCAGCGCTGGTCCCGCAGCCCGACGAGATCCTGCTGGTCGATGGCGGCAGCGAGGATGACACCGTGGAACTGGCAAGATCGGCAGGGTGGTGCACCACGGTCTCGCCCGAACGCGGACGCGGGCCGCAGATCAATTTCGGCGTGGCCGAGGCGACCGGCGATCTGGTGTGCATCCTCCATGCCGACAGCCTGCTGCCCCCCGATGCGATAGCGCATATCCGCCAGGTGCTCGGCGACCGCCGCATTGCGCTGGCCACGTTCCTGCCGATCATAAGGGGGGAAAAGACGCGCTGGTTCACGACCGCGCACAACTGGTGGAAGACCTATTATCCGATCATCACCCATCCGCATCTGTTCGTGCGCGGGGTGCGGTTGCTGTTCGGCGACCATGCGATGTTCTTCCGCCGCGCCGACTATCTGCGGATTGGCGGCATTCCGGCCGATGCAACGATCATGGAAGAGGCGGACCTGTGCATTGGCTTTGCCAGGATCGGCAAGCTGAAGATGACACGCAAGCCGGTCATCACGTCCGACCGCCGCATCGCAGCATGGGGGCCGCTCAAAGCGAACTATATCTACCTCAAGGTCGGCCTGGCCTGGACCTTCGGAATGCGCCACCGGTTGAAGGACATGTATCCCGATATCCGCTGA
- the maiA gene encoding maleylacetoacetate isomerase codes for MSDIILFDYWRSSASYRVRIALNLKGIAYQAVPTDLLTRQQKAPDYVARNPQGLVPMLHIDGHDLSQSLAIIDYLDATRPEPRLIPADPAARAAMLARAMIIIADIHPVNNLRMLHYLKNEMGQDQGAIDSWYRHWIAEGFVALEALAPESGLFGGDAPDLTDVCLVPQVANARRFDLDMTPYPRLSRIDAQLQDIPAFAAAHPERVKPA; via the coding sequence ATGTCCGACATCATTCTGTTCGATTACTGGCGCTCATCCGCCAGCTACCGCGTGCGCATCGCGCTCAATCTCAAGGGTATCGCCTATCAGGCGGTGCCGACCGATCTGCTCACCCGCCAGCAAAAGGCGCCCGATTATGTCGCGCGCAACCCGCAAGGGCTGGTGCCGATGCTCCACATCGACGGGCATGATCTCAGCCAGTCGCTGGCGATCATCGACTATCTGGATGCGACGCGGCCCGAACCGCGCCTGATCCCCGCCGATCCGGCAGCACGCGCCGCCATGCTGGCGCGGGCGATGATCATCATTGCCGATATCCACCCGGTCAACAATTTGCGGATGCTGCATTATCTCAAGAACGAGATGGGGCAGGACCAGGGGGCCATCGACAGCTGGTATCGCCACTGGATTGCAGAGGGCTTTGTCGCGCTGGAAGCGCTCGCGCCCGAATCCGGGCTGTTCGGCGGCGATGCGCCCGATCTGACTGACGTGTGCCTGGTGCCGCAGGTTGCCAATGCGCGGCGCTTCGATCTCGACATGACGCCCTATCCGCGCCTGAGCCGGATCGACGCCCAATTGCAGGACATCCCGGCTTTTGCCGCCGCCCATCCCGAAAGGGTCAAGCCGGCGTGA
- a CDS encoding TonB-dependent receptor has protein sequence MIALMAGPALAQSADSSSTGDTISWPDAPITVIGKPLDAPIGDRAYSVTVLSPDMLANEPSQRLENALRLVPGLQQFRRSDARSANPTSQGITLRGLGGNASSRALMILDGVPQSDPFGGWISFPGYDAINLASVRVRRGGGTGGDGPGALAGTIELDSAGITPDQSNVYADLAYGSRDSLEASLGTSQSLGQGGLTVSAQYARGDGFTPVIAAQRGPVDRPAPYEQLGVNLRFVAPLNATTELQASARAFTDERERGFAFSDNRNDGADASIRLVGRGTLPWSALAYVQIRSFESSFAAISADRRTATQSLDQYNTPSTGLGARAEIRPSLGSGSELRLGAEWRRTTGETRELFTFVAGAPTRLRRAGGASETIGAFAEASWQASPDLLLTGGGRLDHWRLSNGRLRETVLATGAPVTTSLFNDRSGWEGTGRAGFAWDAAGLLKLRGAGYLGWRLPTLNELYRPFRVGPDATAANAALSPERLRGAELGLDYEIYTIQLGATLFWNRLDNAIANVTLARGPGTFPGVGFVSAAGTFSQRQNLGAVEARGIELEARADIGDFDLVAAYSYVDAEVRGNVAQAAIDGRRPAQVPRHFATGSLGWFPQGGDSGLNLTARYVGAQFEDDLGQLSLDDAITLDARAAYRLSRNLLVELRGENLFDTTVQAGISGPGIIERATPRTIWLGVKLDIE, from the coding sequence ATGATCGCCCTGATGGCTGGCCCTGCGCTTGCGCAGTCCGCCGACAGCTCCAGCACCGGCGACACGATCAGCTGGCCCGATGCGCCGATCACGGTCATCGGCAAGCCTTTGGACGCACCCATTGGAGATCGCGCCTATAGCGTCACCGTCCTGTCGCCCGATATGCTCGCCAACGAGCCCAGCCAGCGGCTGGAGAACGCGCTGCGGCTGGTGCCCGGCCTGCAGCAGTTCCGCCGCTCCGATGCACGCAGCGCCAATCCCACCAGCCAGGGCATCACCCTGCGCGGCCTGGGCGGCAATGCTTCCAGCCGCGCGTTGATGATCCTCGACGGGGTGCCTCAGAGCGATCCGTTCGGCGGCTGGATCAGCTTTCCCGGTTATGACGCGATCAACCTGGCCTCGGTCCGCGTACGGCGTGGCGGGGGCACAGGCGGCGATGGCCCCGGCGCGCTTGCTGGCACGATCGAGCTCGACAGCGCCGGCATCACGCCCGACCAGTCGAATGTCTATGCCGATCTTGCCTATGGCAGCCGCGATTCGCTCGAGGCGAGCCTCGGCACCAGCCAGTCGCTGGGGCAGGGCGGGCTGACCGTGTCCGCCCAATATGCGCGCGGCGACGGCTTCACCCCGGTGATCGCGGCGCAACGCGGCCCGGTCGATCGGCCCGCCCCCTACGAGCAGCTGGGCGTCAACCTGCGATTCGTCGCTCCGCTGAATGCGACCACCGAGCTTCAGGCCAGCGCCCGGGCGTTTACCGACGAGCGCGAGCGCGGCTTTGCCTTTAGCGACAACCGCAACGACGGCGCCGATGCCAGCATCCGGCTGGTCGGACGCGGGACATTGCCCTGGTCGGCGCTGGCCTATGTGCAGATCCGCAGTTTCGAGAGCAGCTTTGCCGCGATCAGCGCGGATCGCAGGACGGCAACGCAAAGCCTGGACCAGTATAACACGCCCTCGACGGGCCTTGGGGCGCGGGCCGAAATCCGCCCTTCGCTCGGCAGCGGCTCCGAACTGCGCCTGGGGGCGGAATGGCGTCGCACCACCGGCGAGACGCGCGAGCTGTTCACATTCGTGGCCGGTGCGCCGACGCGACTGCGCCGTGCAGGCGGGGCGAGCGAGACGATTGGCGCCTTTGCCGAAGCGAGCTGGCAGGCATCGCCCGATCTGCTGCTGACCGGCGGCGGGCGGCTGGACCATTGGCGGCTGAGCAATGGCCGGCTGCGCGAAACGGTGCTGGCCACCGGCGCCCCGGTGACCACATCGCTGTTCAATGATCGCAGCGGCTGGGAAGGCACGGGTCGCGCCGGCTTTGCCTGGGATGCGGCCGGGCTGCTCAAGCTGCGCGGTGCGGGATATCTCGGCTGGCGACTGCCCACGCTGAACGAGCTGTATCGCCCGTTTCGTGTCGGCCCCGATGCCACGGCCGCCAATGCGGCGCTGTCGCCGGAACGCCTCCGAGGGGCGGAACTGGGACTCGATTACGAGATCTACACGATCCAGCTGGGCGCAACGCTGTTCTGGAACCGGTTGGACAATGCGATTGCCAATGTCACGCTGGCGCGCGGACCGGGCACCTTTCCCGGGGTCGGCTTCGTGTCGGCGGCGGGAACGTTCAGCCAGCGGCAGAATCTGGGGGCCGTGGAAGCCAGGGGCATCGAATTGGAGGCGCGCGCCGATATCGGCGATTTCGATCTGGTCGCGGCCTATAGCTATGTCGATGCCGAGGTGCGCGGTAACGTGGCCCAGGCGGCAATCGACGGGCGGCGACCGGCGCAGGTGCCGCGGCACTTTGCCACCGGCTCGCTGGGCTGGTTCCCGCAAGGCGGCGATAGCGGCCTCAACCTCACGGCGCGCTATGTCGGCGCGCAGTTCGAGGATGATCTGGGCCAGCTCTCGCTCGATGATGCCATCACGCTCGATGCCCGCGCCGCCTATCGCCTCAGCCGCAATCTGCTGGTCGAACTGCGCGGGGAAAACCTGTTCGATACCACTGTCCAGGCGGGTATCAGCGGGCCGGGCATCATAGAACGCGCAACGCCGCGCACGATTTGGCTTGGCGTGAAACTGGACATTGAATAG
- a CDS encoding TIGR04282 family arsenosugar biosynthesis glycosyltransferase has translation MPVLPDLVLFAKYPLPGYAKTRLIPALGAEGAAQVHRHLARRTVDLLLQSGAPTEVHYAGAEEAAFRDWLGDGPALVAQAEGGLTERLVDASRPHPHVFFGADTPDLDAGMIAAAMTALANHDVVIGPAEDGGYYLIGMRTARPELLTDMPWSTEQVFPETLRRCEALGLAIALLPMLADCDRPEDLERWPDLRELARCA, from the coding sequence ATGCCCGTGCTGCCCGACCTTGTGCTGTTCGCCAAATATCCGCTGCCGGGCTATGCCAAGACGCGACTGATTCCGGCGCTGGGTGCAGAGGGGGCAGCGCAGGTCCACCGGCATCTGGCGCGGCGCACGGTCGATCTTCTGCTGCAGAGCGGTGCGCCGACTGAAGTCCACTATGCAGGGGCAGAGGAAGCTGCTTTTCGCGACTGGCTGGGCGATGGCCCAGCACTGGTGGCGCAGGCCGAAGGCGGGCTGACCGAACGTCTGGTCGATGCGTCCAGACCGCACCCGCACGTGTTTTTCGGCGCGGACACGCCCGATCTCGATGCTGGCATGATCGCCGCCGCCATGACCGCGCTCGCCAACCATGATGTCGTGATCGGCCCGGCGGAAGATGGCGGCTATTATCTTATCGGGATGCGGACGGCGCGGCCCGAACTGCTGACCGACATGCCGTGGAGCACCGAGCAGGTCTTTCCCGAAACGCTGCGCCGCTGCGAGGCTCTGGGCCTTGCCATCGCGCTGCTGCCGATGCTCGCCGATTGCGACCGGCCGGAGGATCTGGAGCGCTGGCCCGATCTCAGGGAACTGGCCCGATGCGCGTAA
- the hslV gene encoding ATP-dependent protease subunit HslV: MPVWHGTTIVGIRKNGKAVIAGDGQVSMGQTVMKPNARKVRRLGDGSVIGGFAGATADAFTLFERLEGKLERHSGQLMRAAVELAKDWRTDKYLRNLEAMMIVADKEVTLILTGNGDVLEPVDGVAAIGSGGNFALAAARALMEYEQDAEVIARKAMKIASDVCVYTNDQLTIETLDTAA, from the coding sequence ATGCCGGTATGGCATGGAACCACCATCGTCGGCATCCGCAAGAACGGCAAGGCAGTGATCGCCGGCGATGGCCAGGTATCGATGGGCCAGACCGTGATGAAGCCCAACGCGCGCAAGGTGCGGCGCCTGGGCGACGGATCGGTGATCGGCGGGTTTGCAGGCGCGACCGCCGATGCGTTCACCCTGTTCGAGCGGCTCGAAGGCAAGCTGGAGCGGCATTCCGGCCAGCTGATGCGCGCTGCGGTCGAGCTTGCCAAGGACTGGCGGACGGACAAGTATCTGCGCAACCTGGAAGCGATGATGATCGTTGCGGACAAGGAAGTGACGCTGATCCTCACCGGCAATGGCGACGTGCTGGAGCCGGTCGATGGCGTCGCCGCGATCGGATCGGGCGGCAATTTCGCGCTCGCCGCTGCCCGCGCACTGATGGAATATGAGCAGGACGCGGAAGTGATCGCGCGCAAGGCGATGAAGATCGCCAGCGACGTATGCGTCTATACGAACGACCAGCTGACGATCGAGACGCTCGACACCGCAGCCTGA